The nucleotide sequence CCTTTAATTATCCCACTGGGAATGGTCAGCCTTTAGGACAGCATTATAGATCATCTGACATCCATTGTACCGCTAGATTAACCTGAGGTGCTCGACATGACAAGAGCAAGAGCTCACGAAAATTTACAgcaaaactaaaacaaaacagactGTCCCAAAGAGTCCTCAACACTTGTAACACAAACAGCTCACAGTACGCATAAAACATTCTCTTAGTGACCACCATCAGCGAGAACTCCCTCTTCCGCAGCTTTACCTCCACAAGACCTTGCAACAGACTCAAACAGCCTCTCAATCTCCGGCGCACAGCGTGTAAAGGATCGAGCCCAGAAGCTATAGCGTGGATTCTACAGAAGGCAACCCTGTATTAGACCTATTCCTTGCCAAAAAAATCTTTCAAGTGGTCATGGTAGCATACCTTTATGAGCTCAATGAAAGTAATAAGTAATCCCCAGGGATGAGGACGATTAACTATTAGGCGCTCTAAAAGAACTCTAGTTATCTGCTCCTGTACGATATCCTGCAAGTTTCAAGTTTCAATTGGACGATGTCAGGAGGTATTTCATAGATGCATATGGGTATCACACCAAAACCTGAAAAGATGGAACTCATCAAGTTACCTGTGTTGCCTCAGCAAACAAGTACAAAATGATGAAGGAGAAGTAGTGAGTATGATTGTTTGGATAGCGTAGCTGGTTAGCAATCGCGTTCAGGAGGAGGTAACGGCCTTCGGTATCCATATTCACTATAAGATTTCTGAATACCTCAGTGGCTGTTTCAATCTGAAAAACATCCACCTGAGGACTTTGGTTCATTTGCTGCGCTGAAGCTGATGCATTCGCCTTGTTATGCTGCAACTGTTGCACAGCCTACATTTACAATTTAGACACCGTTATAGAGTGTTCATGCATGCCAAGAAAAGTGATAAAAAACAAGCAAAGAAGGTAGAGGTAAAAATACTTCATACTGTAACTGTAGAGACCCATAGGGTCCATGCAGATTCAAAACATGACATGGCTGTTTGCCACCGAGAGCCAAAATTTGGTCACTTCGGAAAAAAATTGGCTGCCGATTGGTTCGGCGAGAAAAGTTTGGAAAGAAGATTTTGTAACTACGTATTTCTGGAGCCAAACTTAACAAAAGAAACATGGCCAGCTGATTTGGCTGGTTTTCAGATCCTAAATTTGGGAACATAACCAAAACAGTCATAAACTTGCTATCTGTCTGAAAACACACAAACAGAAAACTAAATACAGTTCAAACCTATGTTAACCAATGCTGAAATACTATGAAAAATTGCTGATAAAAAATGATAATATCTTCTTCACTTGGCTATTTGGACGCAATATTAGGGTATAAAAAGCATTTCTAACATGTAATGGAAAAAACAATCGCACGCAAACATATAGAAACTCACCTGGATGCCAACATAGACGACAAGTGAATTAATTAAGGGAACATTATAACGAGTCCCAGCAACATTCGCTTCATTTGGAGGCAGCACTAACTTCTGCTTTAAATCAGTTAAAAAGGATGAACCTTCTGGTCTCTGCAAGAACGCaaatgagagagaaagaacaaACATTATGTATACCATTTCTTTTTAAGGTTTCAACAATATACTCTATGAATGACTCGGACCAGCTTAAAGAATTGTCAGACTGCAAGCTGCCGTTACATTAGAGAATGCAGACATGATTTACCTTGAGGTACTCGTCAACCTGGGTCTTCATTTGCTTTGCCTTCAAAGCACCTTCCACATCAGACATGATTCTTGGAGCTACTGAAATTTCAGCTAGCAGGTCAATCTGTATTACAAGAAACAGCTGGAGCGCTCATTAAACATACAAAACCCAGGGGAGTTTGTAGGTAGCATGTACTAGCAGTCGGTAAATACCTTTAAATTAGGAGTAGAGGGATCAGGAAGTCTCATATTGCGTGGAAAAGCACTAAGAATAACATTACGCATTTGGATGCAGCTTGGAGGAATCACATCACAGAAACTGAAGTGGTAGTCACAGAGGAACTCAGGAAAGTCATGGAGTAGAACAAGCAGCACTCTCAAAGTTCCTTTGTATAAAAGCTGAATCTACAAAAAGAAAAGGTACAAAGTACATAAAAGTGCAACACATactgtatactccctccgttcagaattacttgtctcggaaatggatgtatctagaactaaaatacatctagatacatcaatttccgcgacaagtaattccgaacggagggagtataagacaaCTGCAACCGAAGGTGCAGGGATAGAACTTACAGGCTGTCCCAGCTCAGCGTTTCTTAGATATGGTTCCATAAATTTGAACAAATCACCAAGCAGCCTCTGGAAGAATGGCCAACCTTTTTGTGAATTGCACAGCAACAACCTCGGCATGAAGCTTCTATGGCTTACCAATTCAAGCCAAGCAAAACTACAGTGGAAAAGGCATTTAGTTGGCAAGTAACAAAAGTACATTGTAATTTGACCACTCCCTCTGATctatattaattgtcgctgatttagtaaaAAAAACAATGTGTACTTTTGTTACTAAATCAGCGAaaattaatatggattggagggagtacttAAATTATTTAAAAAACACCAAACAGGCTAATTTCATAACTTTTTTTTAGTAAAAAAAACAATGTGTACTTTTGTTACTAAATCAGCgaaaattaatatggatcggagggagtacttaaaTTATTTAAAAAACACCAAACAGGCTAATTTCATAACTTCGCTACTTTAAAAAAACAATACAGTGATGGGATTCAGACTTAGGGAGAGAAAGATTATCATACATATAACAACGAATTTGAACATTCTATCATTTTATTGTGATAACTTCTGTTTTTTTCTTACACAATTTTGCAGAGCTTGAATCAATTTAATGTCTGTCGTTAATCGCCTTAATAGGATGGTTGGTCCCTCAAAAACATTGTTGATTCCTCATATTCTAATCGAATTGAGACCATGGGGAAGTTTGACTGGCATGGTGATGGTCAAATTCATATATATGTCAAAACAAAATAATAAGGTGTTTTTTAATAAGGATCAGATGATTCTAGGACAAGACCCACCCCTTCAGACCTAACACACTCATTGTTTTCAGCAAGCATGGATGTTTATCAATTTGTGGAAGAGAGCATACATCGATGGTTTTTGAATTGTATATTTGAGAGTTTCAGTTGCAACACTAGGTATTGGAAGGAGAACACTATTTTGTGCCCATGAagcttgaaagaaaaaacatagaaGGCAATCATAAATATTAAGAAAAATCACAAGATGGCAAACCTCCATGCAGGAACTCTCAAGGGTTGAAGCACATGGAAAGCATTTGCAAATGCAGTCAAAACCTGATGCATAAAACCGTTGTCAGCAAAAAAATAGTGCAAGCAAGCCATGCAAATCTGATATTATGTtaaacatatactccctctgtaaagaaatataagagtgtttagatcactacttttagtgatctaaacgctcttatatttctttacggagggagtataatttgtgCAAATAAGTTAAATATACATAGCATATACCTGAAAACTAGCACCATCATGAAGGTCAGCAGTGCTAAGCTCACTTAGCAAATTTATAAATAATCTAAAATATGGCCGAGGATTGAAAGAAACTTTCTTTTCTTCAGCGTCTCTCTGAATGATCCTAGTGGTTATGGAGAGAATCTGCAGACCAGTAAAAAGGAAACCTTTTAGCGAATAGGCACCTTAGTAGGCTCAAATTCCCTAAGAGCTAAAGGGTAAACACTGACCTTCGGAAGAAGGTTGCCTTTGTTTGGTCCTAAATCCACGCCATACTGAAGATTGTAAAAAGAACAGTAAGTAAAGTTACTATAACAAGATATCAGCTGATGTACCAAAAACATCTTGGGTGTGCAATCAACAGGTACTGCATCAACACTTGACCACATAGTATAATGTATGTTAACATTTCCTTTTATGTTGAATTGTTGACATGTCTCGAATAAGGTTCAAAGGATTACTTGCAGCTTTCCCAAAAGTTGTTGGAACTGGGAAGCAGCAGACCTATCTTGACTGAAAGTGCTCGCTATGTTAATAAACAAACAAGCAGTTTAGCTTGTCTAAATACTGCGATGAACCTGGCAGTAGCAAAAGGACTCGCACAAAGCCTTGGCAAGGCCTAAAGTTGATTATTGACAAGAGAAAATAGGAGTTCAAGGAAATACTATGCATCAATTTTTGCAGGATTAATGCAATAAAACAAGCCCTCCTTGGAATAAAAACATTAAATATACCTTGAACATTAAAGTCACAAGCTTTGAATATGAATCAATTGAGAAATACGAAATCTGGAGttgctgggccggctgctgagacATCCCACCAGGAGCAATAACTTGCTCAGAGACAACAGCATGTGTGATGGCAAGTTCCTGCGTTGTTTTAAGTATTAGACCTCACATATCACGGAGATCAGTATAAAGTTGATACTGGGTAGAAGAATCACCGTGAGTGTATGGAAGAAGCGGTCAGTCAAATCATCTCCCTTAAGCAAGCCATGTTGTTGCAACTGCACAATGTAATGACTATATGCTGAATCACCCATAGTTGGATGATCACATATGTGACACCAGTCCGAGAATAAAACTGCAACCTGTACATCAACCAAATTAGCTTTCTACAATGTTCAAACTTCAATACATCAATATAAATACAAATGACTGGAGCATATTCAAATCAACTATATACTTGGAAGAGACAAAAAAATGCGCTGATGCAAATTAAATTAAATGCGTAGAGACACTTGGTTTGCATTACGACTGTATGATTGGATAAAATAATCAAGTCATCAACATATTAATTTATATGTGAAAGGTGACACTGTAAGTTGCATTTGTTGCACTCTTCTGGCAATAACAACTGATTTCAGCGTGGAAAATAGGAATGTTATTGTGTTGAGTGCGTATATGTTTTTGCACACACTTAGATGGCATCGTTACTATACTGAACAGTACAATGGTAAAATTACACAACCTAAATTTTGCCACACAAAGTATGGAAAATGGAATGAAAAAAGAGCTATTAataccaaatactccctccgtcacgaattacttgtcgcagaaatggatgtatctagtacTAAAATTACGTCTAGATTCATtcatttccgcgacaagtaattcgggatgGAGGTACACAAAGAAACAGTATCATTAATGTTTATCGTCAATACACCCTCATAATAAAATTCTTGTGtgaaatgtactccctctgttcctaaatacaagtctttttagagatttcaaatggactaccacatacggatgtatatagatatattttaaagtgtagatttactcattttgctccgtatgtagtcacttattgaaatctctaaaaagacctatatttaggaactaAGGGAGTATGATGCATGGTGTACAACAAAATAGGATGTCGTGTTTCCTACCTGGTCTTGAAAACTAACAGCATCTGCAAAAGCAgaatcattttcttctttatatatTGAAGGACGGCCAGATAAAACCTGTAATCAATGACAGAAATTAATCATCAAGTCAGTAAACATATACCTATAGGAACAGAGAAACTTGACCATGCATAAACATCCAAACCTTGTTATCCGTTGCATGCCTAACCTTTTCATCCTTCATGGCAGCAAAGCTAGCAGCATTCTTGAAATTACTCCTTGCAATCTCAATCAACTGCTGCAATGATTCAGGTGAACCAGGCCTGATTGCAAGCTGTAACACAGAAAGTATTACCACTTATGAATAAGCAAAAATAGATGGTGATTAGATCAAAGTATACAACATTTGCAAAAAATGGCCTACCTTCGATAATGCATCAACAACATTACAAAGCTCAGAAATGCCACTGGGTTCTTGGGTAATCAATGTCTGGACAAGTGATATAGCGAACTCTGTTGCATTCTCTGAAGATTTGGTGGATAGAGGTGAGCACATAAATACTTGATGATGATACTCTAAAGTTACAAAGTAGCGGATAGCATTGCTTAAAGATTAGATTAGACTCCTGAATGCCTAAACATGTAATATGGCTTACATGTTTGGCATTGCGGCGGGGTTTTTTTTCTACATTTTGCTTTTATATTTCTGCATACATCCTTAATCAATTGACAGTGCCTTCTACTACATTATAAGCTGACATGGTAATACCTTCGCTGCAGCAAAAAGTTCTTTGTAACAAGGGCAAATGACAATTAGGCAAGTGATTGGAGTTTCACGATTTAATCCTTCCATCTTTACCATGGGTGTGGGTAGAAATACATTATCCTTTTTTAATATTATTGGCATGCCCATTTAAAAGCATGTATTACACTTCCTTGAGCAATTTGTTGAACAAATCAGTGAATACTCATCATTCAGGTACTACAGTTGGTTATTAGTTTCAAAAGACCAAGAACAGAGTGAAGGACTAGGATCATTTTCATGTTTGTGTTTCTCTGTGTTACATGCATGCTACACAGTACACAGTTCCTTTTGTGACAATAGATGCCAGAGATTCTAAGGTCCAAATTCCTACACTTACTCTGTTAAAAAGTCAAAATACTTGAGCTGGTGAAATCACAtgggtaatactccctccgtccggaaatacttgtcggagaaagggatgaatctagacgtattttagttataggtacatccaattttatccatttcttcgacaagtatttcgggacggagggagtacatgctttaGGTGATAGCTATATTTAATTTAGGGGCCATTCCACATTGTCTAGTATTTGTctagtatttctttttgttctcttttttttctttcttaaatATTCAAATACAGAAATACATGTTTCAACTTACTGTTTCTTCCACTATCAATGATCTTTGCTAGATGAACATCATAATCCCCAACATTAAGAATCTCAGAACGAATTAGTCCTGTAACTATGTCAAGGTTAAACTTATTTTCTTCCTCAGAATAAATTACCTGCACAAAAATGTTTAATTAAGTTAATAAAATATGTGTGCCCCATAAATTAATCATACCAAAATTATGCCATTAACAAACAAAAAACTAAGTAGACACAGCATCAATTGACAGCAGTTGGAATCTGCACTTGATCAGCATATTGACGTGAACATTTTTCTTTTTAGTTAGTTTGAAGTAATCAAGCAGCTGTGAAATACTGACAAGGTGGTTGCAGTCACATATATCACCTATTTAAGGATCCCAGTTTCATGGTTTAACACCACATATACCACACTTTCCCCCTGAGAAAACTGGCAGGAGCGCTGCCTATTTAATTAGAAGTGAAGCATAATTACAGAGAATGTTTGTTTTGAATCGGAAAAGGGCCAAAAAAAAACTCAAACGTCCACATGCAGGCTACTACCAAAAAATTAAACCACTGACGCCTACAGGTTAATATCCCTAGGCTAAGGAGGACGCTTCTCAATATATCAATAAGACTTGAGTACTATGCAAGTTAGAATGCGCAGGTTAATTTTCACATAAACTTGTGCTTAACATGCGTCAAAGTGTGTGTCACTTGTATCAGATTGCTAAAATGGAGTAAATCTACAAAGGATGGTGCTAACCAAACGCCCAAAAAAAAGATCAGAACTGAACATCAAAAAGCCAAAGACTCCTATCTCTCCAGTCAGATAAATGAAACTTAACTTCATGTTTATGGACCTCCAACACATGTTCTTAAATAACAACTGACAGTTGCCTCAGCATGCAATATAACAGACATCTGCCAGTAACTCATATGGAACTTAGCTTCTTTAAAAAAAATATGAAACATGACGTTCAATATCTAACTAAATGCATGGAAAGGAGTTCTACAGTAGTAGCCTAGTACGCGTCAATCTCAGCTATATACAACATAAACAAAAATCTTCATACATAAACAGCCCAGTCAAGAATCAAACAGTACTAGAAGTATAAATAGGAAATTTAGCATAACAAAAATGTCCATACAAAATATTGTTTAACAATTATACCATATCGATCATGCAGGAAAATGTAGGTAAAGATAAAATGGAACACAAAATGACATAAATAAAGGTACAACACAAAAAACTTCATTGAATTTAAATACAATGTGCATACAGGATATATACCATCAAACAGAAGAACAAACGAGGTAAAGGTGCTTCTTACGaacatagttaaaaaaggcgcgcctaagcgagcgcttaagcgcgcctaggctctaggcattggcaaaatgcattgcgcataactacgcttaatctgagcataactgcacataagcatgcgctttggtcagtaaagcgcaaggcagtggcaaaacgcacaattaacacctagcgcttttttgaactatgctTATGAATAGAATCAGATCTTACAGAGGAGCTAAAAGAGCTTCTGCCAAATATTATAAATGGGCAATAAAAACAGATGCCACTGTGAAGACTGAAGAAACATACCCAGCCTGTTATCTCTTTAACGATAAGTTTGCAAACATCACGTATTGCAGCTAAAGTTGCCAGAAGCCATGTGACATAAGTACTCTTTGATGCATTTTCATACAAACTTCTGAAAACCTGGAACAAACATAACCAGGTACAAAAGAAATTGAgaactaaaaaaataaatacataattaCGAAGGATAAAAAGATGGCAAACCTTTTGTGCAATCAATAATGCAGCTTCATCCCGCTTAACACATCTGTGTAAAATATCAGGAACTTCTGCAATAACAGACTGAACAGAACAATAACCCAACATTAAGGTCATATTGTGTCAAGAAAAGCACAATTACTAAATTAAAAATCCAGTCTAACAATTatataaaaaggaaaaggaaaccaAAAAATGAATCATTAAAGGAAATGCTGACATAGCAGTATAGCTGACCTGAATTTCTACATCTTTACCATCATTGGCAATCAAGGCTTCAAGCTGAAAGTAAGATAGAATAAAGTTAGCTCAGTGACAGCATTTAGAGTAAAGACTCTGCATATATCAATGACAATAAACCCCGCTTAGTAATTGACATGCAAAGTTTCGTAGTTAGCGGGGACTTCCTGAACAATGCAGCAAGAAATCATACATTTCTAGGTTCACTTTAGGTAGTAGCACGCTACCATAGACCATGTCATTCCTCCATGGTACAGCAGCTGGGTTCAAATACAGCTACCTTCAGATATAACAATGAGCATTACCTTCTGTGCAACTTGATGGTATCTGTCTAATCCGCTGTCAGTACTCAAGGGTTCAGTGAAAACAGATTCCATACGGTCAACAGCAGTCGTAGGTGAAAGAGGCGCCGTACAGCCAAGATCCTGGTAGCAGGGTTTTACAAGTTAGGAAATTAACTTCCGATTCGTCACTGTGCTTTATTAATGCAAAGGAAAGTGTAGAAGTCACTGACTTTAGTTCCAGCTGTTTGTTCACCCACTGGAATATCATTAGATGACATAGGGGGGAAAACAGATGCAATGTTAGTAGTTCCACCGGCTTGGGCAAAAGTGTCACTTGTACCAATTTGTGTGGAAACACTGCAGAAGACAGAAGATATCTAATGCATCAGAACAAGATGCTCCAATAAGAGCAGACAAAAATGGATGGATGTGTTGTTACCTTAACAGTTGCGTGGTACCATGATCTGACTCTTCAGGAAGCAGATCTGCTTGTTGTACCAAATTTGGGCTATAAAGTCGAGGTATACTGGAATTGCCCGGGGCAGCAGTCACGGCTGTAGCAGAAGTGGTAGCTCCAGCATTTTGACTACTCTGGCTGTGCCATACAGTAATGAAGTCCTGAATTCAACAGTTAACCATGATTTAGACAGTCAATTGTGCTAGGAACCAAAAAGATTGTAGAACAAAGAGAAATTTACGCTCAGCCACTTCACCTCGTACACTCGTTGTTGGGTAGCACATAAATGGCCAGTAGGCTTTGGACGAAGTGCATCCGGGACACGTGCAAGACCTTGAGTGTAAGGAAAAGCATCATAATATCCAGAACCAAGCAACTCCTTTTGCCTCCTTAGCTGTGAAAAGGGCTGCTTGATTTCTCCATCGATCATCTCAACAGCCTGCAAGATTCTCATTTATGTTGTGATGCTGTAACAGAACATTCCATATTTTCTGCTATACTGCTGAGCGTATACCTTTGGTAGCAAAAGTTAAAAGGTCCAAAAATGTCTGATAGCATAGTAAGTGAAGCAACACTATACCAATGGCTACTTCCCATCACATTTACGGAAGcaaaaaaatagaaatagaaaagccAACAATTGCCAGGTATGTAAGCAAAATTAATGGAACATGAAGAGATACCTTGTGTGTCGCAACAGTCTCTATTAGCGCACATCCAAGATCTAGATTATCATTGATCAGAATATGAACAATCTGCTCGGTGGTTTCACTGTTATTGTTCAGGTTCTGAATGAGACTTCGAAGATGAGACGACAAAGCAACACGAAGAGGCTCCTGCCAGCAGAAGACAGGACAATTGAATATGGCATCATACATAAATCTAAACCTAAATGAATCTACTAATCAACGCGCTGGGACTGTAACTACACCTGCAAACTACATCTAAGAGccttatgcaaaaataccttggaAGTTACATGAGCTAAACTCCCAGCTAGCGTGCCAACCATCAAATGTGCAGCGCGAGATACCGCACTATCATCAGATTCCATTGCTAAATCCTGCAGGAAAAATATGCCAGCATATCAGAAACTTTCGACTACAGCAAGACAAATGGCTAATGAACATGTACAGATAGGGAAATAGTCCAGGCGTTCACCTTAAGAATAAGCTCCTTAGTAGTTCGGGTAGCTATTGTAACACTTCTTTGAATAACAGGGCCTATAATTTCTTTAATAGCCTTATCCAAAGCAACATCCATGATTCTATGATGAGCAAGAGCGTTAGTAGACCGTCAGTAAAATAAACTGAAAGTCAGCTAAACTTGTCTTGTAAAAGACATACTTGCTATACTGCAGTGAGCCAAGAGAACTAAGCTTTTCATTAATTCTAAAATATATATCCGCGCGAGGTATTGCTGCCATAAGCTGTAAAAAAAACATATCAGAAAACAAAGTCGGGTACAGAAAAAGCAAAGttggaaaataaaaaaattaaaacaagAGCAAACCTGACTAAGAGTAAACAGAGCAGGTAACGGAGATGGCGTTTGAGATGGTGAAACCTGATCGGGCATTATTAAAGCAACCTTATCATCTTCAACCATGCTGTTTGGAGGAAGACGAAGAGGTGGTGCATACTGCAGAATAAAGGTATCCAAATGAGTAGAGAACAAAAAGGTTTCCACTTCATAAATACTAATTAGTTATGTGCACACAAAATCCACAAAATCAACCTGGTTTAACATATTTGGGATGCTAGTAGCCCGTGAGGTACTAGTTAACTCTGGTTGCACTTCAGCAACATTTTTTGCTGGGATCATACCAGAGGAAACCTCTGCAACGACTGGTATTTGAGATGCAGTGACATCTTTATTAGAAAAATCTGGATTTCCTTCAAGTTGACGAGTACGATCTTTAAGAAGAGAAGATGGTTTTACATCTTTCATGTCCACACTGAGGTTCTTAAACAAGACCTACAACCTCAAATAACCACAATTAGCTTGCGCAATTCTAAGCCAGATATGTTGACAGCACCAAAAGAATAGAATAAAGAATAGCAAGAACCTCAATGTCAAACTTCAGGTTCATCTTGAGATTAGGTAGATTATAGATCTCAGCAAGTAGGCTAAGAATACCCATTGTCCATGGATTTGGAGGACGATATGCTATACTTGAATGGCAAGGTTCAAGAATCTGTAAAGCACCATCTGTCATTACGACAATCACCACAAAACAAAGGATCCTTTTAAATCAGATTAACATAAAAAGCAGAACCTTTGAAGTGAACGGAATGACTGCAATCATCAGCCCCCTTTCATATGCCTTCAAAAAAATCAGAATGAAAAATGTCAGCACAAGAAGAAACGTTATATATATTTACCTATATATAATGCTTGACTAAAACCTTATCTATACAACTCAAAACGTGCCGCACAAGTCTACAGGCCTCAGACACGAGATAAAAGTCAAAGTGGCATATCTGGAACATATAATTATTTCACCAATACATACAACTCACACAATGCCAAATTCAGCACCTAAAACAAAAGTATAGCAACAAGTACTGTTCAGTATAGCAACAAGTACTGTTCTGTTAAAAGTAACAGCAAATCCAGAGGCTTCAATATTAGTTGCAGACTTGCAGTAATGAACAAACAGAAGTCCAAAAATGATACTGTATCTCTCTGGTTTGGGTATGAGACAACATTACGATAAAGAACGGACTCAAATGGGCTAATTTCAAAGTACTACCTCAACTATAAGAATTTTGGGATCAATTTCCTTCGCTCGTAATGTTTGATTCCTTCCTATAGTGAGCTTTCCTAGCCAACTACCCAGATTTTTTAGCAATGACCGCTCTTCGGAACTTGATTTGATAAGATCTGATTGTAACAAAGCCTGCAGAAAAACAATTTCAAGTTTTTAACTATAGATTGGCAGAACAAGAAAGGAAGACATCCCTAAAAAAAAACAAGGAATACATAAATAAGCAAGACCTTGCAGTTCTCATATGTAGCTTTCACCATTTCCTTATTCAACGTTTTTGAGTTAACTTTGTCGAAGAACTTCAAATACAGGTCATGAAAATTCGGTTCGATGCTTGCCCTGTAAAATTTTGCATATGCTTTTGGGATCTGACAAGTAGAAAGTTGTTGCATAAAAAAAAGTATGTTGGTCATCAGGAGTACCTTTTCATGACCATGTATTGTGCAAACCAAGGATAATACTGATCCTGAGAAACCTCATTAAATTCCCTTGCCTTAGCATCCAAATTAGAATTAGAAATATTGTTGATCATGAAGAAAATCTTGTCTTGAACTTCAGAAGGAGGGGCCTATATGAGGTAGAAATAATTAAATTAAGTTGTTAACTCACCGTGACTATATTCAAATGAAGTGATAGAACTACACTAGACGCCTAAAAAACCTCGCCTACTATACCACTTCAGTTCTCACACTATAATGTAGTAAAGTTCACTTTGGAAGACTAAACAAACCTCAACTGATGTATCTCTTCGTTCTGCTGCAGCAACAAGAGTTTCAATATTTAAAGCAGCTCCAAATCCTGTAGTGTATGGAGATCGAGTGCCTAACAAAATAATATCATTGAACTATAGTCATGCTATAAATTCCAGAACAGTGAACCATCACTACTACAGTTACTAACATATTTCTGGTTAATATCAAACTTCAATATGTAAGCCAGAAGTAACCTGAAGGAGCTGAACTT is from Triticum aestivum cultivar Chinese Spring chromosome 1B, IWGSC CS RefSeq v2.1, whole genome shotgun sequence and encodes:
- the LOC123127893 gene encoding CCR4-NOT transcription complex subunit 1 isoform X2 gives rise to the protein MIPFNSAVADEVRSLVQGADDSTVDSIYRELCQLADCSPDGCILLLQVCLDEVLLNAGVAKNSQSKQDLLSTVFRYCLDKPYFSTCFCEALRTLSVSDVFLETLSNELDLSRAERVGIGLALSDSENIGLNLKGQRFSIAQIEELCNNPAQSISNDQIHDIVVFLHQTDGLSKHMDSFTNIISLFKVKEMPFHVPVLVQESNARPASSHMEMYIGSFDDDFDSLLSEIGKEISMADIITELGYGCTADIAHCKDTLSLFEPLDDLGISKLLGAVVTTATGLGEAQNTYSTFISAFGNSQTNDSFQSTAWDIDVLVDSINEIAPRTNWTSVMESLDHEGFSIPDEGAFRLLMSIYSRACKDPFPLHAICGSLWKNLDGQLSFLKHAVAAPADTFTFKHSSRKLVFPDLASHIQGNQAWYCLDLLEVLCQLADLGYATLVRPLLDYPLSHCPDVLLLGVSQINTAYNLLQYEVLSCVFPALLKDTKNSSLMNYLWHLNSSLTLRGFVDAHSDIICLLRTVDICQDLKILSAVLDSTPLAFSIRLATVSFRNDNSNLEKWMTEKLSAHREAFIEECIKFLKESVVNTTHDAAEGVIQQPQATITNICWESCPLFMKVLQSHSGQLLTNQLVDDLNRVEAAYESRTQGSLGRDIPTSEGGSDDIEAQANIYFHQMFSEQISVDAMIQMLARFKESTNKRELAIFNCMISNLFEEYKFFPKYPDTQLKLAAVLMGSLIKHQLVAHLGLGVALRSVLDALRKSIDSKMFMFGTTALEQFMDRVIEWPQYCNHILQISHLRGTHAELVSAIEQALAKISSSQNEPNIGNIFSVDPHGSGSPSIGNTEFTNPTATQLERSPSFPLQQRYQGFLGERSKGSTNSVQAKNILSISQPIASTPGDLSMAPKATAPPSLQASPHHSATISASSQSTNFLRPRSSAPSGTRSPYTTGFGAALNIETLVAAAERRDTSVEAPPSEVQDKIFFMINNISNSNLDAKAREFNEVSQDQYYPWFAQYMVMKRASIEPNFHDLYLKFFDKVNSKTLNKEMVKATYENCKALLQSDLIKSSSEERSLLKNLGSWLGKLTIGRNQTLRAKEIDPKILIVEAYERGLMIAVIPFTSKILEPCHSSIAYRPPNPWTMGILSLLAEIYNLPNLKMNLKFDIEVLFKNLSVDMKDVKPSSLLKDRTRQLEGNPDFSNKDVTASQIPVVAEVSSGMIPAKNVAEVQPELTSTSRATSIPNMLNQYAPPLRLPPNSMVEDDKVALIMPDQVSPSQTPSPLPALFTLSQLMAAIPRADIYFRINEKLSSLGSLQYSKIMDVALDKAIKEIIGPVIQRSVTIATRTTKELILKDLAMESDDSAVSRAAHLMVGTLAGSLAHVTSKEPLRVALSSHLRSLIQNLNNNSETTEQIVHILINDNLDLGCALIETVATHKAVEMIDGEIKQPFSQLRRQKELLGSGYYDAFPYTQGLARVPDALRPKPTGHLCATQQRVYEDFITVWHSQSSQNAGATTSATAVTAAPGNSSIPRLYSPNLVQQADLLPEESDHGTTQLLSVSTQIGTSDTFAQAGGTTNIASVFPPMSSNDIPVGEQTAGTKDLGCTAPLSPTTAVDRMESVFTEPLSTDSGLDRYHQVAQKLEALIANDGKDVEIQSVIAEVPDILHRCVKRDEAALLIAQKVFRSLYENASKSTYVTWLLATLAAIRDVCKLIVKEITGWVIYSEEENKFNLDIVTGLIRSEILNVGDYDVHLAKIIDSGRNKNATEFAISLVQTLITQEPSGISELCNVVDALSKLAIRPGSPESLQQLIEIARSNFKNAASFAAMKDEKVRHATDNKVLSGRPSIYKEENDSAFADAVSFQDQVAVLFSDWCHICDHPTMGDSAYSHYIVQLQQHGLLKGDDLTDRFFHTLTELAITHAVVSEQVIAPGGMSQQPAQQLQISYFSIDSYSKLVTLMFKYGVDLGPNKGNLLPKILSITTRIIQRDAEEKKVSFNPRPYFRLFINLLSELSTADLHDGASFQVLTAFANAFHVLQPLRVPAWSFAWLELVSHRSFMPRLLLCNSQKGWPFFQRLLGDLFKFMEPYLRNAELGQPIQLLYKGTLRVLLVLLHDFPEFLCDYHFSFCDVIPPSCIQMRNVILSAFPRNMRLPDPSTPNLKIDLLAEISVAPRIMSDVEGALKAKQMKTQVDEYLKRPEGSSFLTDLKQKLVLPPNEANVAGTRYNVPLINSLVVYVGIQAVQQLQHNKANASASAQQMNQSPQVDVFQIETATEVFRNLIVNMDTEGRYLLLNAIANQLRYPNNHTHYFSFIILYLFAEATQDIVQEQITRVLLERLIVNRPHPWGLLITFIELIKNPRYSFWARSFTRCAPEIERLFESVARSCGGKAAEEGVLADGGH